DNA from Thermodesulfobacteriota bacterium:
TTTTAAGCTCGTCCATCAGGTTGGTTTTGGTATGAAGTCTTCCGGCGGTGTCGATTATCAGGACATCGGTTCCTCGGGCGTGTGAGGCTTTTATGGCGTCAAAAGCGACTGCCGATGGGTCTACTCCACTCTGGCCCTTGAGAAAGTCGCTTCCTACCCTCTTAGCCCAGATTTCGAGCTGTTCAACTGCGGCCGCTCTGAATGTATCGGCCGCGGCCACCATGACGTTTTTCCCATCTTTCCTGAATCTATAGGCCAGTTTTCCGATGGTGGTCGTTTTCCCTACCCCGTTTACCCCGGCTACCATGAGCACAAACGGCTTGGTATCTAACGACAGTGGGCTGCCCTCTGCCTTCTTGAGCGTGCTGAGGATTTCATCTTTCAGGGTGGTCTTGATGGCTATAGGGTCACTAAGGGATTTTTTAGTCAGTTTACCTTCTATCTCCTGCCTCAGTTTCATCGTGGTCCCGACCCCTACATCGGACATGATTAAAGCTTCTTCAAAGTCGTCCCAGAGATTATCGTTTATCTCCTTTCTCACAGAAAGCATCTCATCGAGCTTGCCGATGAGGCCGGCCTGGGTCCTGGAAAGTCCGGCCCTGAGCCTGGAAAAAAGCCCTTCCCTAGTCTCTTCTATCTCCTCTTCTAGTTCTTCCAGAGGCTCCACGTTGAGTTCTACAT
Protein-coding regions in this window:
- the ftsY gene encoding signal recognition particle-docking protein FtsY, translating into VELNVEPLEELEEEIEETREGLFSRLRAGLSRTQAGLIGKLDEMLSVRKEINDNLWDDFEEALIMSDVGVGTTMKLRQEIEGKLTKKSLSDPIAIKTTLKDEILSTLKKAEGSPLSLDTKPFVLMVAGVNGVGKTTTIGKLAYRFRKDGKNVMVAAADTFRAAAVEQLEIWAKRVGSDFLKGQSGVDPSAVAFDAIKASHARGTDVLIIDTAGRLHTKTNLMDELKKIRRVIGRELPGAPHETLLVLDATTGQNAIQQAKMFKEAIEVTGIVLTKLDGTAKGGVIVAIADELNIPVRFIGIGEGLGDLREFNAEEFVEALFLTGKETLH